In the Trinickia acidisoli genome, GCCTCGCCTATCGCTGACTCACCGGCTTAGGCGCCGACATGCGCGCTGACATGCGCACCGACGCGCCGGATGTACCAATCGCAAAACTTCTCGACGAGGCCTTCCGTGTAGGGCGAGTACGGGCCCGGCTCATAAGCGCTACTGCCCGCACCGCGCTGCGAGAACTCGACGAGCGTGCGATCTTGCGCATTGGTCGCGTTCCAGACGGCCGTCAAGTTCGGGACATCGTAATCGACGCCTTCCACGGCATCCTTGTGAACCAACCACTTCGTGCGCACGAGCGTCTTGCCGGCCGAGAGCGGGATCACGGAGAACGTCACGATGTGATCGCTCATGAAGTGATGCCAGGAATTGGGTTGCGTCCAGAACGAAAGCCCGCCCAAGTCGGCGCGCTCGAATTCGCCGAGCAACTTCTTCGACGCGACCTTCGCATCGAGCGTTTGCGACTCGCCGCTGCGATCGAGCGGCAAGCGTTGCGTGCGAAAACCCGTGACGTCGCTCAAGCGATCGATCTCGACCGATGGCAAGCTCATCGCCTCCCACTCGGCCTCGCGCTCGACGCAGGTGCGCTCGAACGCGGCCATCCCTTCGGCATTGGCCGGCGACGGCTGATAGCCGAAGCCGTATTCGTATAGCGAGATCGTCAGCTCGGGATGGTTCGCCACGCAGTGGTAGCACTCGCGATTGTTTTCCATCGTGAGCTTCCAATTGCCTTCCTCGATGATGTCCACCTGCGCCGCAATCTTGCAGTTCGGCAGATCGTGCGGCAGTAGATAAGGCTCCATCGCGGCGCGCATCATCGCGAAATCGGTGGGCGCTTCGTCGGCGAGGCAAACGAAAATTAGGCCTCCTAAGCTTTCGACGTGAACCGACTTCAGGCTGTGCTTGCAGCGGTCGAACTTCTCGCCCATGTGTTCGGCGAACATCAGCGCGCCGCTGAGGTTGTAAGTCCAACTGTGATACGGACAGACGATGTTGCCGACGGTCCCGCGCTCTTCGTTGCACAATCGCGCGCCCCGATGGCGACAAACGTTGTGGAAAGCTCGGATCGTCATATCGTCGTCACGCACGATCAGCACCGATTCGCCGGCGAGTTCGACGGTCACATAATCACCGGGCTCGGGAATATCGGGCTCGACCGCGACGTGAATCCAGTGCTTGCGAAAAATCGCTTCCATATCGAGCGCGAAGATGTCCTCGCTGAGATAAAACGGCGCTTCCAGGCTATAGCCTTGTTTGCGCCGTTCGATGAGCGCGCGAATGTCTGCGGATACGGTCATGTCTGCTCCGGATACTTATTGCTTACGTGCTAGTGCCAGTACGAGTGCTTGTCGAAAGACAAGCGTCGCCGATGCTCACGGTCCCCCGCGACTTCAGTAATCGACGAGTCGATGCTCGCGCAAATACCCAAGGATGGCTTGTGCTTTTTCGACCGAAGTCCCTTCAATTACGACGTTTCCGCCACGGCTTTCCGTCGTCGTCGCGCTCTGCATCCGCGCGTGCCCCGAGCGCTTCTCGACGGCGGCGAGCTTGATCGGCTTGCGTTGAGCGGGCGCGATGCGCCAAGCGTCGACGTGCGCGTCGTGCGGCGCCCTCACGCGATGCGGCTCGACCGTT is a window encoding:
- a CDS encoding aromatic ring-hydroxylating oxygenase subunit alpha; translation: MTVSADIRALIERRKQGYSLEAPFYLSEDIFALDMEAIFRKHWIHVAVEPDIPEPGDYVTVELAGESVLIVRDDDMTIRAFHNVCRHRGARLCNEERGTVGNIVCPYHSWTYNLSGALMFAEHMGEKFDRCKHSLKSVHVESLGGLIFVCLADEAPTDFAMMRAAMEPYLLPHDLPNCKIAAQVDIIEEGNWKLTMENNRECYHCVANHPELTISLYEYGFGYQPSPANAEGMAAFERTCVEREAEWEAMSLPSVEIDRLSDVTGFRTQRLPLDRSGESQTLDAKVASKKLLGEFERADLGGLSFWTQPNSWHHFMSDHIVTFSVIPLSAGKTLVRTKWLVHKDAVEGVDYDVPNLTAVWNATNAQDRTLVEFSQRGAGSSAYEPGPYSPYTEGLVEKFCDWYIRRVGAHVSAHVGA